The following coding sequences lie in one Pseudomonas svalbardensis genomic window:
- a CDS encoding NCS1 family nucleobase:cation symporter-1 translates to MRTSLSNNNIALDLPPFPPTSTPHDQTFQEPVVLSPRLHNKDLAPTKAEGRRWGRYSIFALWTNDVHNIANYSFAIGLYALGLGGWQILLSLGIGAALVYCFMNLSGYMGQKTGVPFPVISRISFGIHGAQIPALIRAVIAIAWFGIQTYLASVVFRVLLTAVHPGFADYDHNSILGLSSLGWVCFVAIWFVQLAILAYGMEMVRRYEAFAGPVILLTVAALAGWMYFQANATIAWSIREPLTGGEMWRNIFAGGALWLSIYGTLILNFCDFARSSPCRKTIKVGNFWGLPVNILVFACITVLLCGAQFQINGRIIESPTEIIASIPNTFFLVLGCLAFLIVTVAVNIMANFVAPAFVLSNLAPKYLTFRRAGLISATIAVLILPWNLYNSPLVIVYFLSGLGALLGPLYGVIMVDYWLVRKGQVNVPQLYSEDPNGAYYYSRGVNLRAVAAFIPAALIAIVLALVPGFDSVSPFSWLIGAGIAGMLYLIIAKRQPHYADVSGEAIAVDNVSH, encoded by the coding sequence ATGCGTACTAGCCTCTCCAACAACAACATCGCGCTGGATCTGCCCCCCTTCCCACCCACTTCAACCCCTCACGACCAAACGTTTCAAGAACCCGTCGTACTCAGCCCCCGCCTGCACAACAAGGACCTGGCGCCGACCAAAGCCGAAGGTCGACGTTGGGGCCGCTACAGCATTTTCGCCCTGTGGACCAACGACGTTCATAACATCGCCAATTACTCATTCGCCATCGGGCTGTATGCGCTCGGACTGGGCGGCTGGCAAATCCTGCTGTCCCTGGGGATCGGCGCGGCGTTGGTGTATTGCTTCATGAACCTCTCGGGTTACATGGGGCAAAAAACCGGCGTGCCGTTTCCTGTCATCAGCCGGATCAGTTTCGGCATTCACGGGGCGCAGATTCCTGCGTTGATTCGTGCCGTTATCGCCATCGCCTGGTTCGGAATTCAGACGTACCTGGCCTCGGTGGTCTTTCGGGTACTGCTGACAGCGGTTCATCCAGGTTTCGCTGACTACGACCACAACTCAATCCTCGGCCTATCAAGCCTGGGCTGGGTGTGCTTCGTGGCGATCTGGTTCGTGCAACTGGCGATTCTCGCCTATGGCATGGAAATGGTGCGGCGCTACGAAGCGTTCGCCGGGCCAGTGATTCTGCTGACCGTCGCCGCTCTTGCCGGGTGGATGTACTTTCAGGCCAACGCGACCATCGCCTGGTCGATCCGCGAACCGCTGACCGGCGGCGAGATGTGGCGCAACATCTTTGCCGGTGGTGCGTTGTGGCTGTCGATCTACGGCACGCTGATCCTCAACTTCTGCGACTTCGCTCGCTCGTCACCGTGCCGCAAGACCATCAAGGTCGGCAATTTCTGGGGCCTGCCGGTAAATATTCTGGTGTTCGCCTGCATCACAGTCCTGCTCTGCGGCGCGCAATTTCAGATCAATGGACGGATCATCGAAAGCCCGACGGAAATTATTGCCTCGATCCCCAACACCTTCTTTCTGGTGCTCGGCTGCCTGGCGTTCCTGATCGTCACCGTGGCGGTGAACATCATGGCCAACTTCGTCGCTCCGGCCTTCGTGCTGAGCAATCTGGCGCCCAAATACCTGACGTTCCGCCGCGCCGGGCTGATCAGCGCGACCATCGCGGTGCTGATCCTGCCGTGGAACCTCTACAACAGCCCGCTGGTGATCGTGTATTTCCTGTCCGGCCTTGGCGCCCTGCTCGGCCCGTTGTACGGGGTGATCATGGTCGACTACTGGCTCGTACGAAAAGGTCAGGTCAACGTGCCGCAGTTGTACAGCGAAGACCCCAACGGCGCTTATTACTACAGCCGCGGAGTCAATTTACGCGCCGTCGCGGCGTTCATTCCTGCCGCGCTGATCGCCATCGTCCTGGCGCTGGTCCCGGGCTTCGACAGCGTATCGCCCTTCTCCTGGCTGATTGGGGCCGGGATTGCCGGGATGCTCTACCTGATCATCGCCAAACGGCAGCCCCATTACGCAGACGTCAGCGGCGAAGCCATCGCCGTCGATAACGTCAGTCATTAA
- the thrH gene encoding bifunctional phosphoserine phosphatase/homoserine phosphotransferase ThrH yields MEIACLDLEGVLVPEIWIAFAEKTGIESLRATTRDIPDYDVLMKQRLRILDEHGLKLADIQEVIATLKPLDGAIEFVNWLRERFQVVILSDTFYEFSQPLMRQLGFPTLLCHRLITDDSGRVTSYQLRQKDPKRQSVLAFKSLYYRVIAAGDSYNDTTMLGEADVGILFHAPDNVIREFPQFPAVHSFEALKQEFIKASNRALSL; encoded by the coding sequence GTGGAAATTGCCTGTCTGGATCTTGAAGGTGTACTGGTCCCGGAAATCTGGATCGCCTTCGCCGAAAAAACCGGGATTGAATCCCTCAGGGCTACCACCCGGGACATCCCCGACTACGACGTGCTGATGAAGCAGCGCCTGCGGATCCTCGACGAGCACGGCTTGAAACTCGCTGATATTCAGGAAGTGATCGCCACGCTCAAGCCACTGGATGGCGCCATCGAGTTCGTCAACTGGCTGCGTGAGCGCTTTCAGGTGGTGATTCTGTCGGACACGTTCTACGAGTTCTCCCAGCCGTTGATGCGTCAACTGGGCTTTCCGACATTGCTCTGCCATCGCCTGATTACTGACGATTCCGGTCGGGTGACGAGCTATCAATTGCGTCAGAAAGATCCCAAGCGCCAGTCGGTTTTGGCCTTCAAGAGCCTTTACTACCGGGTGATCGCGGCGGGGGATTCCTACAACGACACTACGATGCTGGGTGAGGCGGATGTGGGGATTCTGTTTCATGCGCCGGACAATGTGATTCGCGAGTTTCCGCAGTTCCCGGCGGTGCACAGCTTTGAAGCGCTGAAGCAGGAGTTCATCAAGGCTTCGAATCGGGCGTTGAGTTTGTAG
- a CDS encoding phosphoadenylyl-sulfate reductase: protein MSPTFDVVELATTYANKSAQDILKLAFAEFGDDLWISFSGAEDVVLVDMAWKLNKNVKVFSLDTGRLHPETYRFIDQVREHYKIDIELVSPDYTKLEPFVKEKGLFSFYKDGHGECCGIRKIEPLRRKLSGVTAWATGQRRDQSPGTRSAVAVLEIDTAFSTPERTLYKFNPLAQMTSEEIWGYIRMLELPYNSLHERGFISIGCEPCTRPVLPNQHEREGRWWWEEATQKECGLHAGNIISKSKA from the coding sequence ATGAGCCCAACGTTCGACGTCGTGGAACTCGCCACGACCTATGCCAACAAATCCGCACAGGACATCCTGAAACTCGCGTTCGCTGAGTTTGGCGATGACCTGTGGATATCTTTCAGCGGCGCCGAAGACGTGGTGCTGGTGGACATGGCCTGGAAGCTGAACAAGAACGTCAAAGTGTTCAGCCTCGACACCGGCCGCTTGCACCCCGAGACCTACCGCTTCATCGATCAGGTGCGCGAGCACTACAAGATCGACATCGAACTGGTGTCGCCGGACTACACCAAGCTCGAACCTTTCGTGAAGGAAAAAGGCCTGTTCAGTTTCTACAAGGACGGCCATGGCGAATGCTGCGGCATCCGCAAGATCGAGCCGCTACGTCGCAAGCTCTCGGGAGTGACGGCCTGGGCCACCGGGCAGCGTCGTGATCAGAGCCCTGGAACTCGCAGCGCCGTCGCGGTGCTGGAAATTGATACCGCGTTCTCTACTCCAGAACGCACCCTGTACAAATTCAACCCACTGGCGCAAATGACCAGTGAAGAGATCTGGGGTTACATCCGTATGCTGGAGCTGCCGTACAACAGCCTGCACGAACGCGGGTTCATCAGCATCGGCTGCGAGCCCTGCACCCGTCCGGTGTTGCCGAACCAGCACGAGCGCGAAGGTCGTTGGTGGTGGGAAGAAGCGACGCAGAAGGAATGCGGTCTGCATGCGGGCAACATCATCAGCAAATCCAAGGCTTGA